In Bacillus cereus ATCC 14579, a single window of DNA contains:
- a CDS encoding C39 family peptidase has translation MKKLKYLFVFGIILAAAFFIGKDKIMQKAQVLRLEFLSEMKEAAMIEDVPFIKQLPELPRGCEVTSLAMLLQYKGVQVDKMQLASEIHRVPFEQNGLRGNPYEGFVGNIYTKAEPGYGVYNKPIFDLAEKYVPEKVINLTGRDMQDIYKVISSGSPVWVIINTTFKPLAESSFETWNTSSGEVKITYYEHSAVVIGYDQNFVYVNDPLKNNPRLAVPRAEFEKAWEQMGKQAITIL, from the coding sequence ATGAAAAAGTTAAAATATCTTTTTGTTTTTGGGATTATACTTGCTGCTGCATTTTTTATAGGAAAAGATAAAATCATGCAAAAGGCGCAAGTTCTACGCTTAGAGTTTCTATCTGAAATGAAAGAAGCAGCTATGATTGAAGATGTTCCGTTTATTAAACAATTACCAGAATTGCCTAGAGGGTGTGAAGTGACAAGTTTAGCTATGTTGCTGCAATATAAAGGTGTACAAGTAGATAAGATGCAACTTGCTAGCGAAATTCATCGTGTTCCATTTGAACAAAATGGTTTGCGTGGAAATCCTTACGAGGGATTTGTAGGAAATATTTATACAAAGGCAGAGCCTGGATATGGTGTATACAATAAACCAATCTTTGATTTAGCAGAAAAATATGTTCCTGAAAAAGTAATTAATTTAACAGGTAGAGACATGCAAGATATATATAAAGTAATTAGTTCTGGCTCTCCGGTATGGGTCATTATTAATACGACGTTTAAGCCGCTAGCTGAAAGTAGTTTTGAAACATGGAATACGAGTTCAGGCGAAGTGAAAATTACATATTATGAGCATAGTGCAGTAGTAATTGGATATGATCAAAACTTTGTATATGTAAATGATCCTCTTAAAAATAATCCACGTTTGGCTGTTCCGCGAGCAGAATTTGAGAAAGCTTGGGAGCAAATGGGAAAACAAGCAATTACTATTTTATAA
- the gerLB gene encoding spore germination protein GerLB, whose amino-acid sequence MKPFEYGDEEIGSREIGFAVSSTIIGIGALSMPRDIANQTLFSDGWIILLLGGLICAVLGWFVTRVAILFPKQNFVQYTSAHLTKPVAYTISSILVLTFAALTAYESRMISVISQTYLFSDTPIQLLSFFFLLVVIYGIAGSRAALLRLNVLFLPIVLIAIVLLSLLNINLMEINNLLPAFQTKVSQYAVGVKNSIFTFIGFEVALFYAVLLNDKTAKKAPMAVAKAVMVNVLSYILIYVTCISVFTYMTTRGLTYPTIELGKEIEIGGGFLERFDAIFFTTWIITIYNTTAMYYDVASLLFCAMFPKVKKHIFIFVSAPIIFMVNMIPSSLNALSSYGTYLAWIDMGFVVLAPLLVLIVYKIKRRNGGNETPS is encoded by the coding sequence GTGAAACCATTTGAGTATGGCGATGAAGAGATTGGATCTCGTGAAATTGGGTTTGCGGTATCATCGACCATTATTGGTATAGGGGCATTGTCTATGCCAAGAGATATCGCTAACCAAACTTTATTTTCGGACGGTTGGATTATCTTGCTTTTGGGTGGATTGATCTGCGCGGTTTTAGGTTGGTTTGTGACGAGAGTGGCTATCTTATTTCCAAAACAAAATTTTGTTCAATATACGAGTGCGCATTTGACGAAGCCTGTTGCATACACAATTAGTAGTATTTTAGTATTAACGTTTGCTGCTTTGACAGCATATGAATCGCGAATGATTTCAGTTATTTCTCAAACGTATTTATTTAGTGATACACCAATACAACTACTGTCTTTCTTCTTCTTATTAGTTGTTATTTATGGAATAGCAGGATCAAGAGCAGCCTTATTAAGGTTAAATGTTTTATTCTTACCTATTGTTTTAATTGCGATAGTACTTCTTTCTTTATTGAATATAAATTTAATGGAAATAAATAATTTACTACCAGCTTTTCAAACGAAAGTAAGTCAATATGCTGTTGGAGTTAAAAATTCTATTTTTACGTTTATTGGATTTGAAGTAGCGTTATTTTATGCGGTTTTGCTGAATGATAAGACAGCGAAAAAAGCGCCAATGGCAGTCGCGAAAGCGGTGATGGTAAACGTGCTGTCATACATTTTAATTTATGTAACTTGTATTAGTGTTTTTACTTATATGACAACACGTGGATTGACATATCCAACAATTGAATTAGGGAAAGAAATTGAAATTGGTGGAGGATTTTTAGAAAGGTTTGATGCGATTTTTTTTACGACTTGGATTATTACTATTTATAACACTACAGCAATGTATTATGATGTCGCATCTTTATTGTTTTGTGCTATGTTTCCGAAAGTGAAGAAACATATTTTTATTTTCGTAAGTGCCCCTATTATTTTTATGGTGAATATGATACCTAGTAGTTTAAATGCTTTATCAAGTTATGGGACTTATTTAGCTTGGATAGATATGGGGTTTGTTGTGTTAGCGCCTTTGCTCGTTTTAATTGTATATAAAATAAAAAGAAGGAATGGTGGAAATGAAACACCTTCTTAA
- a CDS encoding amino acid permease has protein sequence MNQQIEQTDLKRTMKSRHLFMIALGGVIGTGLFMGSGQIVHNAGPGGAILAFLVGGFVMYLTMLCLGELSVAMPEAGSFQSYASKFISPGFGFVVGWMYWLNWAVTVGVELTTVSILMKRWFPDVSSWIWCVTFAAALFLVNALSAKAYAEAEFWFASVKVATIVIFIVLGGAVMFGLLDFNGKPAPMLHNFTENGGLFPNGALAVLLTMITVNYSFQGTELIGIASGESENPEKTIPKAIKNTIWRTLFFFVLAISVVVGLLPWQEANLVESPFVLVFDVAGVPYAADIMNFVIITAVLSVANSGLYANSRMLWAMAKQGMASPAFTKLTKKGVPLNALIFSLIFASLSLLTSVFAADTVFLVLTSIAAMAAVVVWMSIAASQFFFRRNFVKNGGNINDLKYRTPLYPLVPIVAFSLNFITFVSLAFIPDQRIALYCGIPFMIICYILYQVKYKKIVTLEQPRTVIREIN, from the coding sequence ATGAATCAACAAATTGAACAAACAGATTTAAAACGAACAATGAAAAGTAGACACCTATTTATGATTGCACTCGGCGGTGTTATCGGAACCGGGTTATTTATGGGATCTGGTCAAATTGTCCATAATGCCGGACCTGGTGGTGCTATTCTTGCATTTTTAGTCGGTGGATTTGTTATGTATTTAACGATGTTATGTCTTGGTGAATTATCCGTCGCTATGCCAGAAGCAGGTTCATTCCAAAGTTATGCAAGCAAATTCATTTCACCTGGTTTTGGATTTGTTGTCGGTTGGATGTATTGGTTAAATTGGGCTGTTACAGTTGGCGTAGAGTTAACAACTGTAAGTATTTTAATGAAACGCTGGTTTCCAGACGTTTCTTCCTGGATTTGGTGCGTTACATTTGCAGCAGCACTCTTCCTCGTAAACGCTTTATCAGCAAAAGCATATGCAGAAGCAGAGTTTTGGTTCGCAAGTGTAAAAGTCGCAACAATTGTTATTTTCATCGTACTTGGCGGCGCTGTTATGTTCGGTCTACTAGACTTTAATGGAAAGCCAGCTCCAATGCTTCATAATTTCACTGAAAATGGCGGGCTATTTCCAAATGGTGCATTAGCTGTTCTTCTTACGATGATTACAGTAAATTACTCCTTCCAAGGAACAGAATTAATCGGAATCGCTTCAGGCGAAAGTGAAAATCCTGAAAAAACAATTCCAAAAGCAATTAAAAACACAATTTGGCGAACTCTCTTCTTCTTCGTCTTAGCGATATCAGTTGTTGTAGGTTTACTCCCATGGCAAGAGGCTAATCTAGTCGAAAGTCCCTTTGTACTTGTATTTGATGTAGCCGGTGTCCCATATGCAGCAGACATTATGAACTTTGTTATTATTACAGCTGTATTATCCGTTGCTAACTCTGGTCTCTACGCAAATTCTCGTATGCTGTGGGCGATGGCAAAACAAGGAATGGCAAGTCCAGCATTTACGAAATTAACTAAAAAAGGTGTACCGCTAAATGCATTAATTTTCAGCCTAATTTTCGCTAGCCTGTCCTTACTAACAAGTGTATTTGCGGCAGATACTGTCTTTCTAGTTTTAACATCTATTGCAGCAATGGCTGCCGTTGTCGTTTGGATGTCAATCGCCGCTTCACAGTTTTTCTTCCGTAGAAATTTCGTGAAAAACGGTGGCAACATAAATGATTTAAAATATCGTACACCGCTCTATCCACTAGTTCCAATCGTAGCGTTTTCGCTGAATTTCATTACATTTGTTAGTTTGGCTTTCATTCCAGATCAAAGAATTGCTCTTTATTGTGGCATTCCATTTATGATTATTTGTTACATTTTATATCAAGTTAAATATAAAAAAATTGTCACACTTGAACAGCCACGAACTGTCATACGAGAAATAAACTAA
- a CDS encoding DUF3311 domain-containing protein, which produces MKKIHILALIPVLCLVVGPIFANSVTPYVLGMPFLLFWVLLSVFITSFCMGLVYVFDPANKEDVK; this is translated from the coding sequence ATGAAGAAAATACACATTCTAGCGCTTATCCCAGTTCTTTGTTTAGTAGTTGGGCCAATATTTGCGAATTCAGTTACTCCTTACGTATTAGGGATGCCATTTTTATTATTTTGGGTATTATTATCAGTGTTTATTACATCTTTTTGTATGGGGCTTGTGTACGTGTTTGATCCTGCTAATAAGGAGGATGTAAAATGA
- a CDS encoding sodium:solute symporter family protein → MTALLIIILFLFLALFLGIRAQHGKDMNLEQWSVGGRGFGTIFVFLLMAGEIYTTFTFLGGSGWAYSKGAPTFYILGYGALAYLLSYFLLPPIWKYAKEHNLVSQSDFFAKKYRSKALGLIVSIVGVVSIIPYLVLQLKGLGIIVSEASYGRVSPVVAVWIGAIVITIYVMVSGIHGSAWTAALKDIMILFIVMFLGIYLPYHYYGGFQPMFEAVEAANPGFLSLPEEGMSISWFVSTIILTALGFYMWPHTFASAFSAKNEKVFRKNAAIMPLYSLVLLFVFFAGFAAILQVPGLKGADVDLSLFRLALQTFDPWFIGIIGSAGVLTALVPGSMLVMAASTLLAKNIYRTIVPSASDRQVAKMAKLFVPVVTLVAVLFTFKGGETIGALLLMGYSIVTQLFPALVCSLFPRQIITKQGAIAGMGVGLLVVAYITLSGSTIATMFPSFPQYIKDLNVGIVALLINIIVMFVVSGFTKGVFIKKNTIIVEK, encoded by the coding sequence ATGACTGCATTACTTATCATTATTTTATTTTTGTTTCTCGCACTATTTTTAGGGATTCGGGCACAACATGGAAAAGATATGAATTTAGAACAATGGTCAGTTGGAGGAAGAGGATTTGGCACTATTTTTGTTTTTCTCCTTATGGCAGGTGAAATTTATACGACGTTTACATTTTTAGGGGGAAGCGGCTGGGCATATAGTAAAGGAGCACCTACCTTTTATATTTTGGGATATGGTGCTTTAGCTTATCTTTTATCGTATTTTTTATTGCCACCCATTTGGAAGTATGCGAAAGAGCATAACCTTGTTTCACAGTCAGATTTTTTTGCGAAGAAATATAGAAGTAAAGCGCTTGGACTTATTGTTTCGATTGTTGGTGTTGTTTCCATCATCCCATATCTTGTTTTACAGTTAAAAGGACTGGGAATTATCGTTTCAGAAGCTTCTTACGGAAGGGTGTCACCTGTTGTTGCAGTATGGATCGGTGCTATTGTTATAACTATATATGTAATGGTTTCAGGTATACATGGTTCGGCTTGGACGGCTGCTTTGAAGGATATTATGATACTGTTTATCGTTATGTTTTTAGGTATATATTTGCCGTATCATTATTATGGAGGATTTCAGCCGATGTTTGAGGCTGTAGAGGCAGCGAACCCGGGATTTTTATCTTTACCTGAAGAAGGAATGAGTATTTCTTGGTTTGTTTCTACTATTATATTAACGGCCCTCGGTTTTTATATGTGGCCTCATACATTTGCTTCTGCTTTTTCTGCAAAAAATGAAAAAGTATTTCGTAAAAATGCAGCAATTATGCCATTGTATTCTTTAGTTTTACTTTTCGTATTTTTTGCAGGATTTGCTGCTATATTGCAAGTTCCTGGGTTAAAGGGAGCGGATGTAGATCTTTCGTTATTCCGTCTTGCTTTACAAACTTTTGATCCTTGGTTTATTGGAATTATTGGTAGTGCGGGAGTATTAACGGCATTGGTTCCAGGGTCTATGCTTGTTATGGCGGCTTCTACACTGTTAGCAAAAAATATTTACCGAACGATAGTCCCGTCTGCTTCAGATAGACAAGTTGCTAAGATGGCAAAATTATTTGTGCCTGTAGTAACGCTCGTGGCAGTTTTATTTACATTTAAAGGAGGAGAAACAATAGGAGCACTTCTATTAATGGGATACAGTATCGTTACACAACTTTTCCCTGCACTTGTATGTAGCTTGTTTCCACGTCAAATTATTACGAAGCAAGGGGCGATTGCAGGAATGGGAGTTGGGCTATTAGTGGTCGCATATATTACCTTATCTGGTTCAACTATAGCCACGATGTTTCCGAGTTTCCCGCAGTATATAAAAGATTTGAATGTAGGTATAGTCGCATTGTTAATTAATATAATTGTGATGTTTGTAGTTAGTGGATTTACAAAAGGTGTATTTATAAAGAAAAACACTATAATAGTAGAAAAGTAA
- a CDS encoding amidohydrolase codes for MDVAKELVLSKNQLVEWRRHFHKYPELSFQEEKTSQFVFDILRKFPYLEVSRPTKYSVMAKLVGKHPGKTVAIRADMDALPIHEENEFDFISTYKGVMHACGHDGHIAILLGVVHKLVEEREKIKGEIRFLFQHAEENFPGGAEEMVAAGVMEGVDYIIGAHLWASLEVGKIGVIYGPAMAAPDVFKIKIEGKGGHAGIPHETVDSIAIGTQVVSQLQQIVSRLTNPLDSLVISVTQFHAGTTHNVIPEQAEIEGTVRSLRHELRGETEKKIERIVKHITESYGAKYTFSYEYGYRPVVNDYEATELIEQTALQLYGRDRVVRLQPTMAGEDFSAFLQKAPGTFFFIGAGNKEKGIIYPHHHPRFTIDEDALPIGVEVFVSAIMNFISKGE; via the coding sequence ATGGATGTTGCAAAGGAACTTGTTTTGTCAAAAAATCAGTTAGTTGAGTGGAGAAGGCATTTTCATAAGTATCCAGAGTTATCTTTTCAAGAAGAGAAAACATCGCAGTTTGTGTTCGATATACTTCGGAAATTCCCATATTTAGAAGTGTCACGGCCGACTAAATATAGTGTGATGGCAAAGTTAGTAGGTAAACATCCGGGCAAAACAGTTGCGATTCGAGCCGATATGGATGCTCTTCCTATTCATGAAGAAAATGAGTTTGATTTTATTTCTACATATAAAGGTGTAATGCATGCATGTGGTCATGATGGACATATAGCGATATTACTTGGGGTTGTACATAAGTTGGTAGAAGAAAGAGAGAAGATTAAAGGGGAGATTCGTTTTCTATTCCAACATGCTGAAGAGAATTTTCCTGGTGGTGCAGAGGAGATGGTTGCTGCAGGTGTAATGGAAGGTGTGGATTATATTATTGGTGCTCACCTTTGGGCGTCGTTAGAGGTTGGGAAAATAGGTGTTATTTATGGTCCTGCAATGGCTGCACCGGATGTTTTTAAAATTAAGATAGAGGGGAAAGGTGGACATGCTGGAATCCCTCATGAAACGGTGGATAGTATTGCAATCGGAACACAAGTCGTTTCGCAACTTCAGCAAATTGTATCTCGCCTCACGAATCCATTAGATTCTCTCGTAATATCTGTTACGCAATTTCATGCTGGGACAACTCATAATGTAATACCAGAGCAAGCTGAGATTGAAGGGACAGTAAGAAGTTTAAGACATGAATTACGAGGTGAAACAGAGAAGAAGATTGAGCGGATTGTGAAGCATATTACGGAATCTTACGGAGCGAAATATACATTTTCATATGAATATGGATATCGACCAGTTGTAAATGATTATGAAGCTACAGAGCTTATTGAACAAACGGCATTACAACTTTATGGAAGGGATAGAGTTGTTCGTTTACAGCCGACGATGGCTGGAGAAGATTTTTCAGCGTTTTTACAAAAGGCACCGGGGACATTCTTTTTTATTGGAGCGGGAAATAAAGAGAAAGGTATTATATATCCTCACCATCACCCTCGTTTTACGATTGACGAAGATGCATTACCGATTGGAGTGGAAGTCTTTGTATCAGCCATTATGAACTTTATAAGTAAAGGAGAATGA